A genomic stretch from Aedes albopictus strain Foshan chromosome 2, AalbF5, whole genome shotgun sequence includes:
- the LOC109420722 gene encoding zinc finger HIT domain-containing protein 1-like yields MASRESGRIREADKKRVLDDASRKRRARKALEALEQDNYHEDPHADLVMSKKIPKFQDNLEGVSSSSNSNKKKTKRSKGAEYYRAKYRKNFPQLLEEDKMQRPDGPNYFTAAAQPSKLPERHFCAVCGFPSSYTCTACGTRYCSVRCLGTHQDTRCLKWTA; encoded by the coding sequence CCGGTCGGATCCGTGAGGCGGACAAAAAACGTGTCCTGGATGATGCCTCCCGAAAGCGCCGCGCCCGCAAGGCCCTGGAAGCGCTCGAGCAGGACAACTATCACGAAGATCCACACGCCGATTTGGTCATGTCGAAGAAAATTCCCAAATTCCAGGACAATCTCGAAGGGGTGAGTAGCAGTAGCAACAGCAACAAGAAGAAAACCAAACGTAGCAAGGGGGCGGAGTATTACCGGGCAAAGTATAGGAAAAACTTTCCCCAACTGCTGGAGGAGGACAAAATGCAGCGGCCCGATGGACCGAATTACTTTACGGCCGCTGCCCAGCCGTCGAAGCTGCCGGAACGGCACTTCTGTGCGGTGTGTGGATTCCCATCCAGTTATACCTGTACGGCCTGTGGAACTCGGTACTGCTCGGTGCGTTGTTTGGGAACCCATCAGGACACGAGGTGTCTCAAATGGACTGCGTAG